A portion of the Stigmatella aurantiaca DW4/3-1 genome contains these proteins:
- a CDS encoding TfuA-like protein codes for MSRLIVFCGPSLSPEEGRAVVDAVFLPPARQGDLYLAAREKPTAIGLVDGLFDQVNSVAHKEIRWAMSQEIHVLGGANMGALRAVELAAFGMEGVGTIFGWYQRGLIEDDDEVALIHGAAEDGHRPLSEPMVNIRATLSAAEASGVISSTLHGALLGIVKESFYPDRSYPMMLARARERGLGAGELEALRDFIGTRKVDQKRLDALRLLEVMRDRFSAGAEPKKVLYHLSYTDAWQAIRDRADAGSASVD; via the coding sequence ATGAGCCGCCTCATCGTGTTTTGTGGGCCCAGCTTGAGCCCGGAAGAGGGACGTGCGGTGGTGGACGCGGTCTTCCTCCCTCCCGCGCGGCAGGGCGACCTGTACCTTGCCGCGCGCGAGAAGCCCACCGCGATTGGGCTCGTGGATGGCCTCTTCGACCAGGTGAACTCGGTGGCTCACAAGGAGATCCGCTGGGCCATGTCGCAGGAGATACACGTCCTCGGCGGCGCGAACATGGGCGCGCTTCGCGCGGTGGAACTCGCGGCCTTCGGGATGGAGGGGGTAGGCACCATCTTCGGGTGGTATCAGCGCGGCCTGATCGAAGACGACGACGAGGTGGCCCTGATCCACGGAGCGGCGGAGGACGGCCACCGCCCGCTGTCCGAGCCCATGGTCAACATTCGCGCCACGTTGTCCGCGGCAGAGGCGTCGGGGGTCATTTCCAGCACCCTCCACGGAGCGCTCCTGGGGATCGTGAAGGAGAGCTTTTACCCGGATCGCTCCTACCCGATGATGCTGGCCCGCGCACGGGAGCGTGGCCTTGGCGCGGGTGAACTCGAAGCGCTGCGCGACTTCATCGGCACTCGCAAGGTGGACCAGAAGCGCCTGGATGCGCTTCGCCTGCTCGAGGTGATGAGGGATAGGTTCAGCGCCGGGGCTGAGCCGAAGAAGGTCTTGTATCACCTCTCCTACACCGACGCCTGGCAGGCGATCCGCGATCGCGCGGACGCGGGCTCCGCCAGCGTGGACTGA
- a CDS encoding NmrA family NAD(P)-binding protein codes for MADQENPRWVLVTGATGKQGGAAARALLAQGTPVRALVRDVHSQGAETLKALGAILVRGDFDDLESLRAACTGAYAVFSVQTPNLNALSSDSDRIQGKNLVDAAKAAHVTHFIHTSVSGAGEHHRGAPGWKEGRWSGWNERYWENKAATEELVRSAGFRYWTLIKPGFFMENFIRPSFLFANFVEDRFLTAISPDTTLSLVTVQDVGAACAAAIRAPEKFNKASIELAGDRLTLREIAPLLSEAWGKKIEAPHLSLEETLAQGLMPELARGQEWINTVDSPARPSHAHALDLPVTSFRTWLHKNWPHPPA; via the coding sequence ATGGCTGATCAGGAAAATCCGCGTTGGGTCCTCGTCACGGGAGCCACCGGCAAGCAGGGCGGTGCGGCGGCACGGGCCCTTCTCGCCCAGGGAACCCCTGTCCGCGCGCTGGTGAGGGACGTTCACTCCCAGGGGGCCGAGACACTGAAGGCCCTCGGCGCCATCCTCGTGCGGGGCGACTTCGATGATCTGGAATCCCTGCGGGCCGCTTGCACCGGAGCGTACGCGGTCTTCTCGGTCCAGACTCCGAATCTGAATGCTCTCTCTTCAGACTCCGATCGAATCCAGGGAAAGAATCTGGTGGATGCCGCAAAGGCCGCCCATGTCACGCACTTCATTCACACCTCGGTCTCGGGCGCTGGCGAGCATCACCGTGGTGCGCCGGGTTGGAAAGAAGGACGCTGGAGCGGATGGAATGAACGCTATTGGGAGAACAAGGCGGCCACGGAAGAACTCGTGCGGAGCGCTGGCTTCCGTTACTGGACCCTCATCAAGCCTGGCTTCTTCATGGAGAACTTCATCCGCCCCTCCTTTCTCTTCGCGAACTTTGTCGAAGACCGCTTCCTGACGGCCATCTCCCCGGACACGACGCTCTCGCTTGTGACGGTGCAGGATGTCGGCGCCGCCTGCGCCGCGGCCATCCGCGCTCCGGAGAAATTCAACAAGGCCAGCATCGAGTTGGCCGGAGACCGGCTGACCCTGCGAGAGATCGCGCCCCTCCTCTCGGAAGCCTGGGGCAAGAAGATCGAGGCCCCCCACCTCTCCCTCGAGGAGACCTTGGCCCAAGGGCTCATGCCCGAGCTGGCCCGCGGACAAGAATGGATCAACACGGTGGACAGTCCGGCCAGACCCTCGCACGCCCATGCGCTGGACCTGCCGGTCACCTCCTTCAGGACTTGGCTCCACAAGAACTGGCCCCACCCGCCTGCATGA
- a CDS encoding rhodanese-like domain-containing protein yields the protein MTGSTVPAAATPAAPATAMPVVVPLTPPTPPPGTVYVDATWAQQRLDKAEAVAIDVRTQAHYAAGHLSGARLLNLPAWQGPAQETVRSALIKAGICGGTVILYGEAGRGTELARTFLLLEEAGLSDVHVLRGGFAAWQRERLPVEKNVPAVKPCTWAAPAREAMASRALVMESFGKRGVELLDVRDQGWVGSDYIAPPRFSAGHIPSALPFDVTHFGDVASGEVDPEQIRAAVATLGPRDKDPVSIHSTFLLYGEGQEDPRAVEGYLLVRAAGLKAQVFAGGWKEWSAEGASPVVRIVEAAEVVRLMEAARAPDSVPSTRAMLVDLREPWDFRLAYLPGAQGQALRLLKKSFDEFIQQHWPQVERRTAPLIFYCYGRSCVRTREAAVLAGRRGFHNILWFREGVDGWRREGLPLLSLPRDHGTP from the coding sequence ATGACCGGGTCCACCGTCCCAGCCGCCGCCACGCCTGCGGCTCCTGCCACAGCCATGCCCGTGGTGGTTCCCCTCACACCGCCAACCCCGCCCCCCGGAACGGTCTATGTCGATGCCACCTGGGCCCAGCAGCGTCTGGACAAGGCCGAGGCGGTGGCAATCGACGTGCGCACCCAGGCGCACTACGCCGCGGGCCATCTGTCCGGAGCCCGCCTGTTGAACCTACCGGCGTGGCAGGGGCCCGCCCAGGAAACCGTGCGCAGCGCGCTGATCAAGGCGGGCATCTGTGGTGGCACGGTGATTCTCTACGGAGAAGCGGGCCGCGGCACTGAGCTGGCCCGAACCTTCCTGTTGCTCGAAGAGGCAGGCCTCTCGGATGTGCACGTCCTGCGGGGAGGGTTCGCAGCCTGGCAACGCGAGCGCTTGCCCGTGGAGAAGAATGTGCCCGCCGTGAAGCCTTGCACCTGGGCGGCCCCGGCCCGCGAGGCGATGGCCTCCCGAGCCCTGGTCATGGAGTCTTTCGGCAAGCGCGGCGTCGAACTGCTGGACGTGCGGGACCAGGGTTGGGTGGGCAGCGACTACATCGCGCCTCCTCGCTTCAGCGCAGGCCATATCCCCTCTGCGCTCCCCTTTGACGTGACACACTTCGGCGATGTGGCGAGCGGCGAAGTGGATCCCGAACAAATCAGGGCCGCTGTCGCCACGCTGGGCCCGCGCGACAAAGATCCGGTGTCCATCCACTCCACGTTCCTGCTCTATGGCGAGGGACAGGAAGACCCGCGGGCGGTAGAGGGTTACCTGCTGGTGCGAGCGGCGGGTCTGAAGGCCCAAGTCTTCGCCGGCGGGTGGAAGGAATGGAGCGCGGAGGGCGCGTCCCCAGTCGTTCGCATCGTGGAGGCAGCAGAGGTCGTTCGCCTCATGGAGGCGGCCCGTGCGCCGGACTCCGTGCCCAGCACTCGCGCCATGCTGGTGGACCTGCGGGAGCCATGGGACTTCCGCTTGGCCTACCTGCCGGGAGCGCAGGGACAGGCGTTGCGCCTGCTGAAAAAGTCGTTCGATGAATTCATCCAGCAGCACTGGCCGCAGGTGGAGCGCCGCACCGCGCCACTCATCTTTTACTGCTATGGGCGCTCGTGCGTGCGCACCCGGGAAGCGGCGGTGCTCGCCGGACGGCGGGGGTTTCACAACATCCTCTGGTTCCGAGAGGGCGTGGACGGATGGCGCCGGGAGGGTCTGCCCCTGCTGAGCCTGCCCCGAGACCACGGGACTCCCTGA